A window from Ignavibacteriota bacterium encodes these proteins:
- a CDS encoding cytochrome c: MKILKILVILIAIILSLVVVAIIYFNASYPPHYKNEAQDITVEINSIRLAEGKKIVSMNCAICHISNDGTLGGRVFSSYGPMGTSYSANITKDVKYGIGRYTDGELIYLLRTGITKEGKLTPPWMSRFPNLSDEDIFSIVAFLKSENEMVKPVQSLAGENDPSLLFKILMNLAFEPLPYPKEKISSPPMDNIIAYGKYLATAKYECYSCHGRDFSSVNVFEPEKSEGYFGGGNVFTNPDNDLITYSKNLTMDKTGLGNWNLELFTKVLKTGKNLNGTKLEYPMQKYNLLTDYEINAIWEYLKSIPKIVYSNEIK; the protein is encoded by the coding sequence ATGAAAATATTAAAAATATTGGTAATCCTTATTGCTATAATTTTATCATTAGTAGTAGTCGCAATAATATACTTCAATGCAAGTTATCCACCTCACTATAAAAATGAAGCCCAAGATATTACGGTTGAAATAAATAGTATTAGATTAGCAGAAGGTAAAAAAATTGTTTCAATGAATTGTGCTATTTGTCATATTTCTAATGACGGAACATTAGGGGGTCGTGTTTTTTCAAGCTATGGTCCTATGGGAACAAGCTACTCTGCAAATATCACAAAAGATGTAAAATATGGCATTGGTCGTTATACCGATGGTGAACTTATTTATTTATTACGAACTGGAATTACAAAAGAAGGAAAGCTCACTCCTCCTTGGATGAGTCGTTTTCCAAATCTATCAGATGAAGATATTTTTTCAATAGTTGCATTTTTAAAATCAGAAAATGAAATGGTTAAACCTGTACAAAGTTTAGCGGGAGAAAACGATCCGTCTCTGTTATTTAAAATATTAATGAATCTCGCATTTGAACCTTTGCCTTATCCAAAAGAAAAAATTAGTTCTCCACCAATGGATAATATAATTGCTTATGGAAAATATCTTGCTACTGCAAAATATGAATGCTACAGTTGTCATGGTAGAGATTTTTCATCTGTAAATGTTTTTGAACCTGAAAAATCCGAGGGATACTTTGGTGGAGGTAATGTTTTTACAAATCCAGATAACGATTTAATAACTTACTCAAAGAATTTAACAATGGATAAAACCGGTTTAGGTAATTGGAACTTAGAATTATTCACAAAAGTTTTAAAAACCGGTAAAAATCTTAATGGAACTAAACTTGAATATCCAATGCAAAAATATAATCTTTTAACTGATTATGAAATAAATGCGATTTGGGAATATTTAAAATCTATCCCCAAAATTGTTTATTCTAATGAGATAAAATAA
- a CDS encoding T9SS type A sorting domain-containing protein, protein MRHWFLKQLIIVLLLVWQLNFIQAQNPIPNAGFENWSGSTPINWTSSSIPGFENITKSTDAYSGNFAVRGEVIGIGGFPNPPILYTGSQTQQTFPLSERFSKFSGQYKFSPQDGDMLYIEIAFINLSVGGGAEGRATIAAGTTSFQELDIVMEYDANNPPNWQPDHGSISITILPPENQTPHIGTWFIIDNFTFDNYPVDVKEIDGGIQNKFTLEQNYPNPFNPTTNIKFTIPDFSYANLKIYNILGEQVAELVNNKLPAGKYNVTWDAANMASGAYIYILKTEVNYQMGKMILMK, encoded by the coding sequence ATGAGACATTGGTTTCTGAAACAATTAATTATTGTTCTATTGTTAGTTTGGCAATTAAATTTTATACAAGCACAAAATCCTATTCCAAATGCTGGTTTTGAAAACTGGTCAGGAAGTACTCCTATTAATTGGACATCTAGTAGTATTCCCGGCTTTGAAAATATTACCAAATCAACTGATGCCTACAGTGGTAATTTTGCTGTTAGAGGAGAAGTGATTGGTATTGGGGGATTTCCAAATCCACCTATATTATATACTGGTTCTCAAACACAACAAACATTTCCGCTCTCAGAACGTTTTAGTAAATTCTCTGGGCAATACAAGTTCAGCCCTCAAGATGGAGATATGCTTTATATTGAAATTGCTTTTATAAACCTAAGTGTTGGTGGAGGAGCAGAAGGACGTGCGACAATTGCTGCAGGTACAACATCCTTTCAGGAATTGGATATAGTAATGGAATACGATGCAAATAATCCACCAAATTGGCAACCAGATCATGGCAGCATTAGTATAACAATCTTACCGCCAGAAAACCAAACACCGCATATTGGTACGTGGTTTATTATTGATAATTTTACCTTTGATAATTATCCAGTAGATGTAAAAGAAATTGATGGCGGTATACAAAACAAATTTACTCTTGAGCAGAATTATCCAAATCCATTCAATCCCACAACGAATATAAAATTTACCATACCTGATTTTTCTTACGCTAATTTAAAGATTTACAATATTCTTGGTGAACAAGTTGCAGAACTTGTTAATAATAAACTCCCTGCTGGAAAATATAATGTTACTTGGGATGCTGCAAATATGGCTAGTGGAGCTTACATTTATATTTTGAAAACGGAAGTAAATTATCAAATGGGCAAAATGATTTTAATGAAATAA
- a CDS encoding PrsW family intramembrane metalloprotease — protein MDEDEFNTSQKINSQSNENEHQPFTIKVSDRVTNLAGIEKLEEFNIKEFFEDVLKKHSTDEIEEYFTVGTKSTTPNIEDVDTNWPRPWVFFKTFIGAVVVYFLFVQGWKEFQNINLVPGLIIVGSFAVPISALIFFVEVNARRNISLYQVIRLVFMGGILSIIISLILFQVSDALKLNWLGASVAGIVEEPGKILTLLIVANIRKYSYTLNGLLFGAAVGVGFAAFESAGYALYNGLVDPSPTAMMDNIMLRGMLSPCGHIVWTGMCGAALWKVKGNNKFQFSMFSDPRFTRIFFIAAIMHMIWNSPLYLPFHLKYLILGITAWIIIFGFIQEGLKQIKKEQISFINENKIIKMNA, from the coding sequence ATGGATGAAGATGAATTTAATACCTCCCAAAAAATAAATTCTCAATCGAATGAAAATGAGCATCAACCATTTACTATAAAAGTAAGTGATAGAGTGACAAATCTTGCCGGAATAGAAAAACTTGAAGAATTCAATATTAAAGAATTTTTTGAGGATGTTTTGAAAAAACATTCGACTGATGAAATTGAAGAATATTTTACAGTTGGAACAAAATCTACAACACCAAATATTGAAGACGTTGATACAAATTGGCCAAGACCATGGGTATTCTTTAAAACTTTTATAGGAGCAGTGGTTGTTTATTTTCTATTTGTTCAGGGTTGGAAAGAATTTCAAAATATTAATCTTGTACCAGGATTAATTATTGTAGGTTCATTTGCCGTTCCAATTTCTGCCTTAATTTTTTTTGTTGAGGTTAATGCTCGGAGAAATATTTCACTTTATCAAGTTATTCGTTTAGTATTTATGGGTGGGATCTTATCAATTATAATTTCCTTAATTTTATTTCAGGTAAGTGATGCGCTTAAACTTAATTGGCTTGGAGCTTCTGTTGCTGGTATTGTTGAAGAGCCTGGAAAAATTTTAACATTATTAATTGTTGCAAATATTAGAAAATATAGTTACACGTTAAATGGTTTACTTTTTGGTGCTGCTGTAGGCGTAGGTTTTGCAGCTTTTGAGAGCGCTGGATATGCCCTTTACAACGGATTAGTAGATCCATCCCCTACAGCAATGATGGATAATATTATGTTAAGGGGAATGTTATCACCTTGTGGTCATATTGTATGGACTGGCATGTGTGGTGCAGCACTATGGAAAGTTAAAGGAAATAATAAATTCCAATTTTCCATGTTTTCTGACCCGCGATTTACAAGAATTTTTTTTATTGCAGCAATTATGCATATGATATGGAATTCACCTTTGTATCTGCCGTTTCACTTGAAATATTTAATACTTGGTATTACAGCTTGGATAATCATTTTTGGATTTATTCAAGAAGGTTTAAAACAAATTAAAAAGGAACAAATTTCATTTATAAATGAAAATAAAATAATTAAAATGAATGCCTAA
- a CDS encoding response regulator transcription factor encodes MNQNIKDITVSIVDDDYEIRKMLALIIDRSPGFSCKQTYNDLETAMEAIIKKPVNVILMDINLPEMSGIEGVKILKEKLPSTDFIMLTIQEDNESIFKSLCAGATGYLLKETPPLLLLNSIKEVTEGGSPISPGIARRIISSFHLNSQSPLSKRESEILEKLCIGDNYKFIADSLYISGHTVRVHIKNIYKKLHVNSRAEAVNKAIKDRLI; translated from the coding sequence ATGAACCAAAATATTAAAGATATTACAGTATCTATTGTAGATGACGATTATGAGATCAGAAAAATGCTTGCTTTAATTATTGATAGGTCTCCTGGTTTTTCTTGCAAACAAACTTATAATGATTTAGAAACAGCTATGGAAGCAATTATTAAAAAACCGGTTAATGTTATTTTGATGGATATAAATCTACCTGAAATGAGTGGAATAGAAGGGGTTAAAATATTAAAAGAAAAGTTACCATCAACGGATTTTATTATGCTAACAATTCAAGAAGATAATGAATCAATTTTTAAATCACTCTGTGCTGGAGCTACCGGATATCTTTTGAAGGAAACACCGCCTCTTTTACTACTTAATTCAATTAAGGAAGTAACAGAAGGTGGCTCACCGATAAGTCCTGGTATTGCAAGAAGAATAATTTCTTCCTTTCACTTAAATTCTCAATCCCCATTGTCGAAGAGAGAATCGGAAATATTAGAAAAACTTTGTATCGGAGATAATTATAAGTTCATCGCAGATTCCCTTTACATTAGTGGTCACACGGTTAGAGTGCATATTAAAAATATTTATAAAAAGTTACATGTTAACTCACGTGCTGAAGCTGTTAATAAAGCAATCAAAGATAGATTAATATAA
- a CDS encoding helix-turn-helix transcriptional regulator, which produces MKVETSRFYDNELDKICNVVWQVDGIPFYQKEIILPSGFVEVIFNLSAEVKYQYGKYEKFNLVPKFFINGINTIPISLTPQGHHAFFGIQLYPFALKSLFNIPAYKITNEAIELNEIFPNAQELWYKLIEVDNFSKRKQIVFFELKNLLEKNKKKCEMFCFINALHFLLSNKSTISEMAKLLNISSRQLHRKALEFLGTNPEYFIKYHRFVNSVKLINQNKNSLTEIAYLCKYFDQSHFIRDFKHFSNLTPLSYLKERKGANGHIYF; this is translated from the coding sequence ATGAAAGTAGAGACATCTCGTTTTTACGATAATGAACTTGACAAAATTTGCAATGTAGTTTGGCAAGTTGATGGAATACCATTTTATCAAAAAGAAATTATTCTTCCCAGTGGTTTTGTTGAAGTAATTTTCAATTTGTCTGCTGAAGTAAAATATCAATATGGAAAATATGAAAAGTTTAATTTAGTGCCAAAGTTTTTTATAAATGGTATTAATACAATTCCAATTAGTCTAACTCCACAAGGGCATCATGCTTTTTTTGGAATTCAACTTTATCCTTTTGCACTAAAAAGTTTATTTAACATACCCGCATACAAAATAACAAATGAAGCAATTGAGTTGAACGAAATTTTCCCTAATGCTCAGGAATTATGGTATAAACTTATTGAAGTAGATAATTTTTCTAAAAGAAAACAAATTGTCTTTTTTGAACTTAAAAATTTATTAGAGAAAAACAAAAAAAAATGTGAAATGTTTTGTTTTATTAATGCACTACATTTTTTGCTTTCAAATAAATCAACAATTTCTGAAATGGCAAAGTTGCTCAACATTTCTTCAAGACAATTACATAGAAAAGCTTTAGAATTTCTAGGCACCAATCCCGAATATTTTATTAAATATCATAGATTTGTAAATTCCGTTAAGTTAATTAATCAAAATAAAAATTCATTAACTGAAATTGCATATTTATGTAAATATTTCGATCAATCTCATTTTATTAGAGATTTTAAGCATTTCTCAAACTTAACACCACTTTCTTATCTAAAAGAAAGAAAAGGAGCAAACGGACATATTTATTTTTAA
- a CDS encoding OmpA family protein: MRKKILIQFIIVISFSNIFFAQQDLINSKDHPLISRYPGSYIVFYDEQEYNQYSIATGPVSGYKTISDWIDIEGKFTRIYYELSGNITITQIFSNYLKTMEKSGFKFLAKGINKDRNISKEVGGGSWLGIFYNKNNYPTNSNILLGAGSASVGGTCYIAGKLLNGSKTTYVIIGGKEYSQHKKIYMIDIIEETKMKDDLILINADNMLNALKTTGKIALYSIFFDFDNANLKSESTSTIKEIASLLKNDINLNLYVVGHSDMNGKLEYNMNLSQQRATSVVNELIKKYGINANRLSAYGVGPLSPVSTNQTDEGRKLNRRVELVAR; encoded by the coding sequence GTGAGAAAAAAGATACTTATTCAATTTATTATTGTTATATCATTTAGTAACATTTTTTTTGCTCAGCAAGATTTAATAAACAGCAAAGACCATCCCTTAATTAGCAGGTATCCAGGTTCGTACATTGTTTTTTATGACGAACAGGAATATAATCAATATTCCATAGCTACTGGACCAGTGTCAGGTTATAAAACAATAAGCGATTGGATAGACATTGAGGGAAAATTTACAAGAATCTATTACGAGCTTAGTGGTAATATTACAATTACTCAAATTTTTTCAAATTATTTAAAAACCATGGAAAAATCTGGATTCAAATTTCTCGCAAAAGGCATAAATAAAGATAGAAATATTTCAAAGGAAGTTGGAGGAGGATCTTGGCTTGGGATATTCTATAACAAAAATAATTACCCTACTAATTCAAACATATTATTAGGAGCTGGATCAGCATCAGTAGGCGGTACTTGTTATATCGCTGGTAAATTATTAAATGGATCCAAAACTACTTATGTGATTATTGGTGGTAAAGAATACAGTCAGCATAAGAAAATTTACATGATTGATATAATTGAAGAAACCAAAATGAAAGATGACCTTATTTTAATAAATGCTGACAATATGCTAAATGCTCTAAAAACTACCGGTAAAATTGCACTATATAGTATTTTCTTTGATTTTGATAATGCAAATTTAAAATCAGAATCTACATCAACAATAAAGGAAATTGCAAGTCTTCTAAAAAATGATATCAATTTGAATTTATATGTTGTTGGGCATTCTGATATGAATGGTAAATTAGAGTACAACATGAATCTTTCTCAGCAACGTGCAACTTCTGTTGTAAATGAACTGATTAAAAAATATGGTATTAATGCAAATAGACTTTCAGCTTATGGTGTTGGACCTCTTTCACCAGTTTCAACGAACCAAACTGATGAAGGGAGAAAATTAAATAGACGAGTTGAGTTAGTTGCAAGATAA
- a CDS encoding carboxypeptidase regulatory-like domain-containing protein encodes MVMAGSPYFPEIKVFTDSLGKFRIIIDREKTQQVYLQTLDPFGITNGYVSHNDNMVVDINSDTTEATFFYSPATSFIEGYVRDQYGLEVKNAQIRAYENNYERTIFTNTDSVGHYKLGTNQGEYVISASAWAWEYLEDNKNETVYLPETGIVRQDFTIFKANSTISGKVTLNSSGIGGISIYADAYYNSLYSIVLSSSDGNYEIPVYTSSNEELTYTVTAFVIQGYLVSTPEKTNVLPGATDVNFEIKRVSGGLKGRITDNLTGDPILGARIRAYNNEYDGNKYSNDSGYYRMSLIDGEYHFEVSADGYYPYAEYSLSITGVMKTKNVALMKSGSFSGKIKDEDGNPINQAVIMAIDTFGYPIGYDGYPDQNGNYFVSQLTTSKYGAFAIASFGVSNVYMPQWYDKVNNKDSATFFQVIEGYDTPNINFILEKGGSISGRAVDNFGNGIAGVSIDVFDSLFNQKSYAMTNDSGYYLAGGLATGKYLVRSSSYEYIEQWYDGATSFENATKVSVVVKQTTPNTNFILSSGASISGTIKDKQNNVIPGAWITITDSTFLPTNYSYSDNEGIYIAPKLQANKTYYIMAESYGYARQWYNLVSSSDSATPIILLNEEKRENIDFVLQNAGSISGRVFDNSGYPLSYIDVNLEDSLGNWSGFGSTDLEGFYIITNLASGKYFAKAYDFNETYAEQWFDQKNSRSEADQITVIEGSITENINFNLYKNQNDTILIKLELVNIPDTLIFSQSYVNDYWVDYSWGINLDVDGLNSTGMNGYEIEITILHYKQPGELPFVSNLLDACHTELIEWSGLNGEVRHHNFNFYIDKSNKNLLMIPVPKSWSELTGISKNTKFSSNTYHLASNETFQDFTSSGYGGNTISDEIGDVTYDFIDIVSTSWEAKSVISVQSANEKPNIYSLSQNYPNPFNPITTIRYQIPVNSHVLLKVYDVLGREVETLIDEYKQAGTYKLEFNASQLVSGVYFYKLRAGKYIDVKKMVLLQ; translated from the coding sequence TTGGTAATGGCTGGATCACCGTACTTTCCAGAAATTAAAGTTTTCACAGACTCACTGGGCAAATTCAGAATAATTATTGATAGAGAGAAGACACAACAGGTTTATTTACAAACTCTTGATCCATTTGGGATAACGAATGGATATGTTTCTCACAATGATAATATGGTGGTTGACATAAACTCCGATACTACTGAGGCAACTTTCTTTTATTCTCCAGCCACGTCATTTATTGAAGGGTATGTGAGAGATCAATACGGTTTGGAAGTAAAAAATGCTCAAATACGTGCTTATGAAAATAATTATGAAAGAACTATTTTCACCAATACAGATTCGGTTGGCCATTACAAATTAGGGACTAATCAAGGAGAATATGTTATTTCTGCAAGTGCTTGGGCGTGGGAATATCTTGAGGATAATAAAAATGAGACAGTTTATTTACCGGAAACAGGTATTGTTCGGCAAGATTTCACAATCTTCAAAGCGAATAGTACAATCTCGGGTAAGGTAACATTAAACTCAAGTGGCATAGGAGGAATCTCGATTTATGCAGATGCTTATTATAATTCACTTTATTCTATTGTCCTTTCTTCATCTGACGGGAATTATGAAATACCAGTTTACACCTCCTCCAATGAGGAATTAACTTATACGGTTACTGCCTTCGTTATACAAGGTTATTTAGTATCAACACCAGAAAAAACTAATGTATTGCCCGGTGCTACAGATGTAAATTTTGAAATTAAAAGGGTTTCCGGCGGGCTTAAAGGGCGCATAACTGATAATTTAACAGGCGATCCTATTTTAGGAGCTAGGATTAGAGCATACAATAACGAGTATGATGGTAATAAATATTCTAATGATAGCGGCTATTATCGGATGAGTTTAATAGATGGAGAATACCATTTCGAAGTATCGGCTGATGGATATTACCCATACGCGGAATACTCACTTAGTATTACTGGTGTAATGAAGACCAAAAATGTTGCATTAATGAAATCTGGAAGTTTTTCAGGAAAGATAAAAGACGAAGATGGAAATCCCATAAATCAAGCAGTAATTATGGCAATAGATACTTTTGGGTATCCAATCGGATATGATGGGTATCCAGATCAAAATGGAAATTATTTTGTAAGTCAATTAACGACTTCAAAATATGGTGCTTTTGCAATTGCTAGTTTTGGAGTAAGTAATGTTTACATGCCACAGTGGTATGATAAAGTTAATAATAAAGATAGTGCGACTTTTTTCCAAGTAATTGAGGGTTATGATACTCCAAATATAAATTTTATACTTGAAAAAGGAGGTTCAATTTCAGGCAGAGCTGTTGATAATTTTGGGAATGGTATTGCTGGTGTATCAATTGATGTTTTTGATTCATTATTCAATCAAAAATCATACGCCATGACAAATGATTCAGGTTATTATTTAGCAGGAGGTCTTGCCACAGGAAAATATCTTGTAAGAAGCAGCAGTTATGAATATATCGAACAATGGTATGATGGTGCAACATCCTTCGAAAACGCAACAAAAGTTTCAGTTGTTGTCAAGCAAACCACTCCCAATACAAATTTTATATTGTCATCAGGGGCTAGTATTTCGGGAACTATAAAAGATAAACAAAATAATGTAATACCTGGGGCCTGGATTACCATTACTGATAGTACTTTCTTACCTACAAACTATTCTTATTCAGATAATGAAGGTATTTACATTGCTCCCAAATTGCAAGCTAATAAAACCTATTACATTATGGCGGAGAGCTATGGTTATGCACGTCAATGGTATAATCTGGTCTCATCATCCGATTCTGCAACTCCAATAATACTCCTAAATGAAGAAAAAAGAGAGAACATTGATTTTGTTTTACAGAATGCAGGAAGTATATCCGGAAGAGTATTTGATAACTCCGGATATCCATTAAGTTATATTGATGTTAACCTTGAAGATAGTTTAGGGAATTGGAGTGGTTTTGGAAGTACAGACCTAGAAGGCTTTTACATTATAACTAATTTAGCATCAGGAAAATATTTTGCAAAGGCCTATGATTTTAATGAAACTTATGCCGAACAATGGTTTGATCAAAAAAATTCCAGAAGCGAAGCAGACCAAATAACTGTAATTGAAGGCAGTATTACAGAGAATATCAATTTCAATTTATACAAAAATCAAAATGATACTATCTTAATTAAATTGGAGTTGGTAAACATACCTGATACTCTGATATTCAGCCAGTCTTACGTGAATGATTACTGGGTCGACTACAGTTGGGGGATAAATCTTGATGTTGATGGCCTCAACTCAACTGGAATGAATGGTTACGAAATTGAGATAACGATTCTGCATTACAAGCAGCCTGGCGAATTACCCTTTGTATCAAATCTATTAGATGCTTGTCATACTGAATTGATTGAATGGAGTGGACTTAATGGTGAAGTTCGACATCATAATTTTAATTTTTATATAGATAAATCAAATAAAAATTTGTTAATGATTCCTGTTCCTAAATCATGGTCAGAGTTAACAGGAATTAGCAAAAATACCAAATTTTCATCTAACACTTATCACTTAGCCAGTAATGAAACATTCCAAGATTTTACATCAAGTGGATATGGTGGAAATACTATTTCAGACGAAATTGGAGATGTTACTTATGATTTTATTGATATTGTTTCAACATCATGGGAGGCTAAATCAGTCATCTCAGTGCAAAGTGCGAATGAAAAACCAAATATATATTCACTTTCACAAAATTATCCTAATCCTTTTAATCCAATCACAACAATTAGATATCAGATACCGGTTAACTCACATGTCTTACTAAAAGTTTATGATGTTCTTGGACGAGAAGTAGAAACTTTGATTGATGAATATAAACAAGCGGGTACATATAAATTGGAATTTAATGCTTCACAACTTGTAAGCGGAGTGTACTTTTATAAGCTTAGAGCAGGGAAATATATTGACGTAAAGAAAATGGTTTTATTACAGTAA